A single genomic interval of Sceloporus undulatus isolate JIND9_A2432 ecotype Alabama chromosome 2, SceUnd_v1.1, whole genome shotgun sequence harbors:
- the LOC121920208 gene encoding ovomucoid-like has translation MRHLGGFLLLAVMVFFLYADVATEAKNLPNYCRGYPKDVCTMLYQPHCGSNGKTYSNQCSFCNAYIKSGRRLRLRYLGKCRKYEDSQD, from the exons ATGAGGCATCTAGGCGGTTTTCTGCTCCTTGCTGTGATGGTGTTCTTCTTGTATGCAG ATGTGGCCACTGAAGCAAAAAACCTCCCT AATTACTGTCGTGGGTATCCAAAAGATGTATGTACCATGCTGTACCAGCCCCATTGTGGTTCTAATGGGAAAACCTATAGTAACCAGTGCTCTTTCTGCAATGCATATAT CAAAAGCGGTAGAAGGCTTAGACTGAGGTACCTGGGAAAATGCCGGAAATATGAAGATTCACAAGACTAA